The DNA window cctttatatttttttaacgttgTTAGAAGATCATTTGGATCATAGGCCTTGCTGTCTTGTTCAAAATATTCATCACAATTATTCATcaagaaataaaaactatCATTGCATTCTTCTCCATATYCATCATATAACCTTTTaatataagtaatatatttattatataggTCGTATTTAGCCTTTGAATAGACATTACTCCGAATAGATTGAAAGTCTTTAAAATAGTcatacaaaaattttttttctaagttTTCTTTCAAATCTTGGAAATCCTtgttatgaaaataatattgacaactataattattattctttttactAACGCCATCCCGCACATTCAAAAAATCTGTTATAACACTTTTTACATGATTAGGATCCTTATTATTTCCAAGAAATTTCCACATTTGATCATATGTCCAGTATTTGTATAGTCGacaagtatttttttttttgtcctcttCCTTTATGTCATATACATACTTTAAATTTGCGGCTACTTTATTACAAAGTTCTTTCGTAATCTTAGTATAAGTGATATTTAATGAATCGCACACATTACTGATTGTACTACTATcccttacatttttttcaaattcttcata is part of the Plasmodium vivax scf_3650 genomic scaffold, whole genome shotgun sequence genome and encodes:
- a CDS encoding variable surface protein Vir12, truncated (encoded by transcript PVX_133260A), yielding MDALTREEWDRLSKDSHLNKKYEEFEKNVRDSSTISNVCDSLNITYTKITKELCNKVAANLKYVYDIKEEDKKKNTCRLYKYWTYDQMWKFLGNNKDPNHVKSVITDFLNVRDGVSKKNNNYSCQYYFHNKDFQDLKENLEKKFLYDYFKDFQSIRSNVYSKAKYDLYNKYITYIKRLYDXYGEECNDSFYFLMNNCDEYFEQDSKAYDPNDLLTTLKKYKGQTLDSNRGPSADDMPPELKAFLAMRSTGGRTGNLPEGPELPPQKVQ